In the Drosophila teissieri strain GT53w chromosome 3R, Prin_Dtei_1.1, whole genome shotgun sequence genome, CCCAAAGTGACCTCACACACCAGAGCGGCCATGTTTGCAGGCAAACTGCTTTCCGGCATCACCTCGCAACTGATGCTCAATCTGGAGTTGATGAACTACAAGCAGCTAAACTACATAACGCTGGGCAGTACGTACAATAACTAACCCAACAATACCATTATTTACCATTCCTTTGCTTTTACAGCTCAGATTATTGCCATGCTTTGGGCCTTTTGCCTGCCCGGCGTGGACAGGAGTCTTTACTTCCATCGCGAGCAGCTGGCCATTACGGAGCCGCAGACCCAACTGCCCGGAGAGGGAAACCTGGAAGTGGTGGATCGGCAACAGGAGAGTACTCCGAAGCAGCCTAGGGCTCTGGGCCTTCTGTGGCTTCACTTCCGCAACGCATACACCAATCCGCGAGTCGTTCAGTGGAGTCTGTGGTACGCCATCGGACTGGCTGGTTACCTGCAGGTCACTTACTACGTTCAGGTTCTGTGGAAAGTGATCGAACCGGAACCTCTGATTGCGTGGAACGGCGCCGTTGACGCTGTCCTCACAGCTCTGGCTGCTCTGTGTGCCTTGTCTGCAGGCTATCTGCACACTGGAAGGCTCAGACCGCGAACATCTCTTCTGATTCTGGCCCTTTTGTCTGCCGTGGAGGGCGGATGTGTGCTGATCTGTTGCTGGACACACGACATCTACTGGTCGTATGCGGGATTCGTGCTTTTCGGAGCCCTTTACGGCTTTACTATCACGGTGGCGAGGTAAGCCTCATGATTTCTGAAAACACTGCATATATTTTACGTACTTTCAAATCCTTGCAGTGCTGAGGTGGCTAGAAATCTGGAGGAGGAAAGCTTCGGACTGGTCTTTGGCGTGAACACCTTTGTGGCCCTCATTTTCCAGTCGCTGTTAACCATGATCTTTGTCACGGACACTGGCTTTGAGCTCGATCCCGTTGGCCAgtacacggcgtatgcgtttTACTTTATTGGCGCAGCCGTCTTGTATCTGATATCCGTGCTCATTGAGTACTTTATGTGCCGCGACACTGACGttgaaaagctggaaaattcTCTGGATTGAATCCCGATGCATTTAGGCAGTACTTAAAGTCCCATGTTGGCAAACACAACTCGTTACTTAGAGAAAGACTTGTTCCTATGCGTGATGTACATTAAGATGGTATTCGTGCGATGGTCGATTGTATTCCCAGAATATTTAAGTCATCCTTTTATCAGCAACCTGTTAACGATTCTTAGTATTTAGTGGAGATTTCCATTTATAGAGCGCACAATCAGTCTCAAGTGTGCAGGAATAAAGATACCGAGCTTTTATAGAAGCAGTGTGTGTTTCACTAATACTATCTGACGATTACCAAACTAATTACCTTTAATTTATAGAAGAGGACTGATTACTGATAGCAAAGTAATCATAGTAAATAGCAACCGTATAGGTTTTAATACcaatttgttatatttgtcTAGAGCCAAAAACGACCGCAATTGGAAAAggctttaattattttgaaagcACATTTGTTTATGATCGGAATCCCCTCACTGTTGTTACTTTACCCGGAACAAGTTCTTTTGCACTTAAAAAGGCTATCGCTGATTATTAACTTATCAGTGTTGATATTTTGCATTAATAGATTACAGAAACATTAATAAACAAGTGTCTAAGACTCTCTGAGAAATTCAGTGCAAGACCCATTTAAGTGCCCTGCTAATGGGCTAATTAGTTGATAATTTGTATGACCAACTTGGAGTGGGAACCGCATCAGGCGAGA is a window encoding:
- the LOC122621710 gene encoding thiamine transporter 1; the protein is MKEWLKISCLLCVFGCIREIRPSEPYVTEYLLGPWRNITEQQLTHDVYPVGTYSYLVQLVFVFLITDFLRYKPLIITIGATGVIIWSMLIWTTSVLSLQILEFFYGTYMAAEVAYYTYIYAKVDKKYYPKVTSHTRAAMFAGKLLSGITSQLMLNLELMNYKQLNYITLGTQIIAMLWAFCLPGVDRSLYFHREQLAITEPQTQLPGEGNLEVVDRQQESTPKQPRALGLLWLHFRNAYTNPRVVQWSLWYAIGLAGYLQVTYYVQVLWKVIEPEPLIAWNGAVDAVLTALAALCALSAGYLHTGRLRPRTSLLILALLSAVEGGCVLICCWTHDIYWSYAGFVLFGALYGFTITVASAEVARNLEEESFGLVFGVNTFVALIFQSLLTMIFVTDTGFELDPVGQYTAYAFYFIGAAVLYLISVLIEYFMCRDTDVEKLENSLD